The Lycium barbarum isolate Lr01 chromosome 10, ASM1917538v2, whole genome shotgun sequence genome includes a region encoding these proteins:
- the LOC132613457 gene encoding uncharacterized protein LOC132613457: protein MVVKDPESQKYSEVQPLIPSKITCNDRYFTSELLSYFFNYGLHTDNELIKLPPNICIASSSDPIGTIVEAVYPSLLQKYNDPAYLKERAILTPKNEMVHELNATIMQIIPGEGRTYFSSDNVCKASVNISDEDLLYPPEFLNILRFPGIPNHDIHLKVGTPVMLLRNLSQSEGLCNGTRLIVTHLGNWSVSANINSGNNVGSRVTIPRIIMYPNDSKWPLKLKRQQLPLASCFAMTINKSQGQSLNHVG, encoded by the coding sequence AAATATAGTGAGGTTCAGCCATTGATTCCTTCTAAAATTACTTGTAACGACCGATATTTTACGAGTGAACTTTTAAGTTATTTCTTTAATTATGGTTTGCATACTGACAATGAGCTTATTAAATTACCTCCCAATATATGCATTGCATCATCCAGCGATCCAATCGGAACAATTGTCGAGGCAGTTTACCCATCACTCTTGCAGAAGTACAATGACCCAGCATATTTGAAAGAAAGAGCAATACTGACGCCAAAAAACGAAATGGTGCATGAGTTGAATGCCACAATTATGCAAATTATACCAGGTGAAGGAAGAACATATTTTAGCTCGGACAATGTGTGTAAAGCAAGCGTGAACATTAGTGATGAAGATCTGTTGTACCCACCTGAATTTTTGAACATCCTAAGATTCCCGGGCATCCCTAATCATGACATACACTTAAAAGTAGGCACTCCAGTTATGCTTCTCAGAAATTTAAGCCAAAGTGAAGGCCTATGCAATGGAACAAGATTGATTGTCACGCATCTCGGTAATTGGTCTGTTAGCGCAAATATCAATTCTGGAAACAACGTTGGCTCAAGAGTAACAATTCCAAGAATCATTATGTATCCTAATGATTCAAAGTGGCCATTGAAGCTTAAGAGACAGCAACTTCCTTTAGCATCATGTTTTGCCATGACAATTAATAAAAGTCAAGGACAATCCCTTAACCATGTCGGATAG
- the LOC132613458 gene encoding receptor kinase-like protein Xa21 — MKKYILLLIHIFLVQYFSFSLSATSSNETDPQALLAFQNFITSPSHFLARNWTKNTSFCSWFGVTCSTKRQRVVALALPNLQLQGTISPSLANLSFLREVNLENNFFRGSIPYGIGHLPRLRVIDIQNNQLEGSIPTTLFQHQRVQKISLAYNKLSGEMWNGPWYVPELRILNLRNNSLMGMIPPSVGNATKLLNFNLSGNRVSGNIPKEIGNLSQLTELYLSDNQLTGSIPAVLFNISSLLYVSMALNNLFGPLLLDEGNIVSDLELLTISRNQISGQIPSNICQLTELSILSIAFSNITGEIPKNIGCLSKLKEFYIGDNPMKGTIPTSLGNISTLRILYCKSNRLEGLIPPELGKLSNLRQLSFADNYNLIGETPKAIFNISSLEIIDLSSNNLSGRIAATTGLHLSNLRELILWENKIKGEIPLFITNASKLEMLDLSRNFLTGTIPTNLGNLRELRSLLLHTNQLTNEPREHELRFFYSLANCRMLRYLEVGSNPLNGVLPNSIGNLSSTIEFFEIGVAHINGLIPTSIGNMIGLIALSFEGNNLVGSIPSDVGKLKQLQGLFLTSNKLQGHIPEAVCHLSNLVLLSLEDNDIFGLIPACIGNLSMLQQLYLGSNKFSSNFPLSLWKMRGLLFLSMSRNSIEGEVPSDIGELKAIVDLDLSVNNFSGMIPSRLGELQNLKSLNLSNNSISGPIPLSFANAISLEILDLSINALSGGIPRSLEKLLYLKTINVSFNDFKGEIHGGGVFANSTAQSFLGNKGLYGMHILEVPACAITNPEQRSKSKEFVLKVVTPVVISSFMICLLVSIWIMKRKKNGKSKDVEKILEMKTYPFISYHEIKQATNNFDGSNLIGVGSSASVYKGTLSSEIVVAVKVLDLENEEVCKRFDTECEVMRNVRHRNLVPVITTCSSEYIRSFVLRYMPNGSLDNWLYKEDHHLNLLQRVTIMLDVAVAIEYIHHSHDTPIIHCDLKPTNVLLDEEMVAHVGDFGISKILVVSKSMAHTETLGTLGYIAQEYGSEGIVSTSGDVYSYDIMLMEVLAKRRPTDEEIFNEYLGLREWIRRAFPRTMMEVVDADIFHEEEQITSKSEICIASMIELALDCTKETPESRITMKDVVKRLNKIKKTFLEM; from the exons ATGAAGAAATACATTTTACTATTGATACATATCTTTCTAGTCCAATATTTCTCATTTTCTTTATCCGCTACTTCCTCAAATGAAACAGACCCACAAGCTCTACTAGCTTTCCAAAATTTTATTACAAGTCCTAGTCATTTTCTAGCCAGGAACTGGACCAAGAATACTTCTTTTTGCTCTTGGTTTGGTGTCACTTGCAGTACAAAAAGGCAAAGAGTTGTTGCCTTGGCGCTTCCTAATTTGCAACTTCAAGGCACAATTTCCCCGTCTTTAGCCAATTTGTCCTTTCTCAGAGAGGTCAATCTGGAGAACAACTTCTTCCGTGGCAGCATCCCTTATGGTATTGGCCACTTGCCTCGCTTGCGAGTGATTGATATTCAGAATAATCAGCTAGAAGGAAGTATTCCGACAACTCTATTTCAACACCAAAGAGTTCAAAAGATTTCATTGGCTTATAATAAACTCAGTGGTGAAATGTGGAACGGGCCATGGTATGTACCAGAACTCAGAATATTAAATCTCAGGAACAATAGCCTCATGGGTATGATCCCTCCTTCCGTGGGAAATGCCACAAAGTTGCTGAATTTCAATTTGTCTGGGAATAGAGTCAGCGGCAACATTCCTAAGGAGATCGGTAATCTGAGCCAACTTACAGAGTTGTACTTGTCCGATAATCAATTAACAGGTTCTATTCCTGCAGTATTGTTTAACATCTCTTCGCTTCTTTACGTGTCTATGGCATTGAATAACCTTTTCGGTCCTCTCTTGCTTGATGAAGGGAATATTGTATCAGATCTAGAGTTATTAACTATATCTAGGAATCAAATTTCTGGTCAAATTCCTTCCAACATCTGCCAACTCACAGAGCTCAGTATTCTGTCCATAGCTTTCAGCAATATAACTGGAGAAATACCCAAAAATATTGGTTGTTTATCCAAGCTCAAAGAGTTCTATATTGGTGATAATCCAATGAAAGGGACTATTCCCACATCATTGGGCAATATTTCCACTCTGCGAATTCTTTATTGTAAAAGCAATCGCTTGGAGGGGCTAATTCCTCCAGAATTGGGAAAGCTATCAAATTTGAGGCAATTATCGTTTGCCGATAATTATAATCTTATTGGTGAAACTCCAAAAGCTATTTTCAATATATCGTCTTTGGAAATAATTGATTTAAGTTCAAACAACCTCTCGGGGAGAATTGCAGCCACTACAGGTCTTCATCTTTCGAACCTTAGGGAACTTATTTTGTGGGAAAATAAGATCAAAGGGGAAATTCCATTGTTCATAACAAATGCTTCCAAGCTTGAGATGCTGGATCTATCAAGGAATTTTCTCACAGGAACTATTCCTACTAATCTAGGAAATCTTCGTGAGCTGCGATCTCTGCTCCTACATACCAATCAACTTACCAATGAACCAAGAGAGCATGAGTTGCGATTCTTCTATTCTTTGGCAAATTGTAGGATGTTGCGATATCTAGAAGTGGGTTCCAATCCATTGAATGGGGTTTTGCCCAATTCAATTGGGAATCTTTCATCTACTATTGAATTCTTTGAAATAGGAGTTGCGCACATCAATGGCCTCATTCCCACAAGTATAGGCAATATGATCGGTCTTATAGCCCTATCCTTTGAAGGAAACAACTTGGTGGGAAGTATTCCTTCTGATGTTGGTAAGCTTAAACAACTCCAAGGGTTGTTTCTAACTAGCAATAAATTGCAGGGACATATTCCAGAGGCGGTATGCCATTTATCTAATTTGGTTCTATTATCACTGGAAGATAATGACATCTTTGGATTAATTCCAGCATGTATAGGAAATCTTAGCATGCTACAACAGCTCTATTTGGGTTCTAATAAATTTTCATCAAACTTTCCCTTGAGCCTTTGGAAAATGAGAGGTTTGCTCTTTCTAAGCATGTCACGAAATTCTATAGAGGGAGAAGTTCCATCAGATATTGGAGAACTGAAAGCCATTGTAGATTTAGATCTTTCTGTTAATAACTTTTCAGGAATGATACCAAGCAGATTAGGGGAACTCCAAAACCTGAAGTCTCTTAACCTATCTAACAATTCAATTTCAGGCCCAATTCCTTTATCCTTTGCCAACGCAATAAGCTTGGAAATCTTGGATTTGTCTATAAATGCCTTGTCAGGTGGTATTCCTAGGTCATTGGAAAAACTCTTGTACCTTAAAACCATTAATGTCTCATTTAATGATTTCAAAGGCGAAATACACGGTGGTGGTGTGTTTGCAAATTCCACTGCACAATCTTTCCTAGGGAATAAAGGTCTATATGGAATGCACATATTGGAGGTTCCTGCTTGTGCAATCACTAACCCTGAACAACGATCAAAGTCTAAGGAGTTTGTGCTAAAAGTTGTTACTCCAGTGGTTATTTCATCCTTTATGATATGCTTGTTGGTCTCAATTTGGATAATGAAACGAAAGAAGAATGGTAAGTCCAAAGATGTTGAAAAGATTCTGGAGATGAAGACTTATCCATTCATTTCTTATCATGAGATTAAACAAGCAACAAATAATTTTGATGGATCAAATTTAATTGGTGTGGGAAGCTCTGCCTCTGTGTACAAAGGCACGTTATCAAGTGAAATTGTGGTGGCCGTAAAAGTTCTGGATTTGGAAAATGAGGAAGTATGCAAGAGGTTTGATACTGAATGTGAAGTGATGAGAAATGTTAGGCACAGAAATCTTGTACCGGTGATTACTACTTGTTCTAGTGAATATATAAGATCCTTTGTTCTGCGGTATATGCCTAATGGAAGTCTTGATAATTGGTTGTACAAAGAAGATCACCACTTGAACCTTCTTCAAAGAGTCACCATAATGCTTGATGTAGCTGTGGCGATTGAATATATACACCACAGTCATGACACTCCGATAATTCATTGTGACCTAAAGCCAACCAATGTTCTTTTGGATGAAGAAATGGTGGCACATGTTGGTGATTTTGGCATCTCTAAGATTTTAGTTGTAAGCAAGTCTATGGCACATACAGAGACATTAGGCACTCTTGGATATATTGCACAAG AATATGGCTCGGAGGGAATAGTATCCACTAGTGGTGATGTTTACAGCTATGACATCATGCTAATGGAGGTTCTGGCAAAAAGAAGACCAACAGATGAAGAGATATTCAATGAATATCTTGGCTTGAGGGAGTGGATAAGGAGAGCATTTCCAAGAACTATGATGGAAGTTGTGGATGCTGATATTTTTCATGAGGAAGAACAAATCACTTCTAAAAGTGAAATTTGCATAGCCTCCATGATAGAATTGGCTTTAGATTGCACAAAGGAAACGCCAGAATCAAGAATAACCATGAAAGATGTAGTCAAGAGgcttaacaaaatcaagaaaacatTTTTGGAAATGTAA
- the LOC132616014 gene encoding receptor kinase-like protein Xa21: protein MQKYILLLIHLFLVQYFSFSLSATSSNETDLQALLAFQNLITSPSHFLAKNWTKNTSFCSWIGVTCSTKRQRVVALALPNLQLQGTISPSLANLSFLKELNLGNNFFHGGIPYGIGHLPRLQVIDIQNNQLEGSIPTTLFQHQRVQKISLAYNKLNGEMWKGPWYVPELIILNLRNNSLMGIIPPSIGNATKLLHFNLSNNRVSGNIPKAIGNLRQLKKLSLYNNQLTGSIPAVLFNISSLFYLSLTFNSLSGPLLLDEGNIESNLEFLSISYNQISGQIPSNICQLTELNVLSISFNNITGEIPKNIACLSKLEKFYIGHNPIKGTIPPSLGNMSTLRNLYCGSNRLEGPIPPELGKLSNLRQINFANNTLNGQIPKAIFNISSLEGIVLSFNNLSGRIPTTAGLHIPNLRGLYLGHNQLEGEIPLFITNASKLETLTLDENFLTGTIPPNLGNLRELEDLFLHTNQLTNEPREHELRFFSSLANCRMLRYLQVGTNPLNGVLPNSIGNLSSTIQNFNLEDAHISGLIPTTIGNMSGLISLDFRENNLTGSIPSEVGKIEQLQGLFLHNNKLKGNIPEVVCHLSNLVKLTLHDNELSGVIRKCIENLTMLQVLSLGSNKFSSKLPLGLWKMSGLLYLYMSQSSIVGEVPPNIGELEAIIVIDLSGNHFSGMIPSNLGHLQNLQYLNLSNNSFSGPIPLSFSKLISLEFLDLSLNTLSGTIPKILEKLSYLKSINVSFNSLKGEIPSGGVFANSTLQSFLGNNGLCGMHIFEVPACAITTPGQQPKFKVLVLKIVTPVVISSFLIFLLVSIWIMKQHKKGKSKDVEKVPKIKTYQLISYHQIQRATNNFDGSNLIGVGSSGSVYKGTLSSGTIVAIKVLDLENEKVCQMFDTECEVMRIVRHTNLVSVITTCSSEHIRAFVLQYMLNGSLDTWLYKEDRHLILLQRVTIMFDVAVAIEYLHHGNDTPIVHCDLKPTNVLLDEEMVAHVGDFGISKILAVSKSMAHTETLGTLGYIAPEYGSEGIVSTSGDVYSYGIMLMEVLAKRRPTDEEILNENVSLREWIRRAFPRTVMEVVDANIFHGEEQITSKSEICIISMIELALDCTKETPKSRITMKDVVKRLSKIKKTYLEM, encoded by the exons ATGCAGAAATACATTTTACTATTGATACATCTCTTTCTAGTCCAGTATTTCTCATTTTCTTTATCTGCTACTTCCTCAAATGAAACAGACCTGCAAGCTCTACTAGCTTTCCAAAATCTTATTACAAGTCCTAGTCATTTTTTGGCCAAGAACTGGACCAAGAATACTTCTTTTTGCTCTTGGATTGGTGTCACTTGCAGTACAAAAAGGCAAAGAGTTGTGGCCTTGGCTCTTCCTAATTTGCAACTTCAAGGCACAATTTCCCCGTCTTTGGCCAATTTGTCCTTTCTCAAAGAGCTCAATCTGGGGAACAACTTCTTCCATGGCGGCATCCCTTATGGCATTGGCCACTTGCCTCGCTTACAAGTGATTGATATTCAGAACAATCAGCTAGAAGGAAGTATTCCGACAACTCTATTTCAACACCAAAGAGTTCAAAAGATTTCATTGGCTTACAATAAACTCAATGGTGAAATGTGGAAAGGGCCATGGTATGTACCGGAACTCATAATCTTAAATCTTAGGAACAATAGCCTCATGGGTATAATCCCTCCTTCCATTGGAAATGCCACAAAGTTGCTGCATTTCAATTTGTCTAATAATAGAGTCAGCGGCAACATTCCGAAGGCGATCGGTAATCTGAGACAACTTAAAAAGTTGTCCTTGTACAATAATCAATTAACAGGTTCTATTCCTGCAGTATTGTTTAACATCTCTTCGCTTTTTTACTTGTCTCTGACATTCAATAGCCTTTCTGGTCCTCTCTTGCTTGATGAAGGGAATATTGAGTCAAATCTAGAGTTTTTAAGTATATCTTATAATCAAATTTCCGGTCAAATTCCTTCCAACATATGCCAACTCACAGAGCTCAATGTTCTGTCCATATCTTTCAACAATATAACTGGAGAAATACCCAAAAATATTGCTTGTTTATCCAAACTCGAAAAGTTCTATATTGGTCATAATCCAATAAAAGGGACTATTCCCCCTTCATTGGGCAATATGTCCACTCTGAGAAATCTTTATTGTGGAAGCAATCGCTTGGAGGGGCCAATTCCTCCAGAATTGGGGAAGCTATCAAATTTGAGACAAATTAACTTTGCGAACAATACGCTTAATGGTCAAATTCCAAAGGCTATTTTCAATATTTCTTCTTTGGAAGGTATTGTTTTAAGTTTCAACAACCTTTCGGGGAGAATTCCAACCACTGCGGGTCTTCATATTCCCAACCTTAGGGGACTTTACTTGGGACACAATCAGCTCGAAGGGGAAATTCCATTGTTCATAACAAATGCTTCCAAGCTTGAGACACTGACGCTAGACGAGAACTTTCTCACAGGCACTATTCCTCCTAATTTGGGAAATCTTCGTGAGTTGGAAGATTTGTTCCTACATACCAATCAACTTACCAATGAACCAAGAGAGCATGAGTTGCGATTCTTCTCTTCTTTGGCGAACTGTAGGATGTTGCGATATCTACAAGTGGGTACCAATCCGTTGAATGGCGTTTTGCCCAATTCTATTGGGAATCTTTCATCTACTATTCAAAACTTTAATCTAGAAGATGCACACATCAGCGGCCTCATTCCCACAACTATAGGCAATATGAGTGGTCTAATTAGTCTAGACTTTAGAGAAAACAATTTGACAGGGAGTATTCCTTCTGAAGTCGGTAAGATTGAACAACTCCAAGGTCTATTTCTACACAACAATAAATTGAAAGGGAATATTCCCGAGGTAGTTTGTCATTTATCTAATTTGGTGAAATTAACTTTGCATGACAATGAGCTATCTGGGGTGATTCGAAAATGTATAGAAAATCTTACCATGCTACAAGTTCTTTCGTTGGGTTCTAACAAATTTTCATCAAAGCTACCTCTAGGCCTTTGGAAAATGAGTGGTCTTCTCTATCTATACATGTCACAGAGTTCTATAGTGGGAGAAGTACCACCGAATATTGGAGAACTAGAGGCCATTATAGTAATAGATCTTTCTGGTAACCACTTTTCGGGGATGATACCAAGCAATTTGGGGCACCTCCAAAACCTGCAGTATCTTAACCTGTCCAACAATTCATTTTCAGGCCCAATTCCATTATCCTTTTCCAAATTGATAAGCTTGGAATTCTTGGATTTGTCTTTAAATACCTTGTCAGGTACTATTCCTAAGATATTGGAAAAACTCTCATACCTTAAAAGCATCAATGTCTCATTTAATAGTTTAAAAGGAGAAATACCCAGTGGTGGTGTGTTTGCAAATTCCACTCTACAATCATTTCTTGGGAACAACGGTCTATGTGGAATGCACATATTTGAGGTTCCTGCTTGTGCTATCACTACTCCTGGACAACAACCAAAGTTTAAGGTGCTTGTGCTAAAAATTGTTACTCCAGTGGTTATTTCATCCTTTCTAATATTCTTGTTGGTCTCAATTTGGATAATGAAACAACATAAGAAAGGAAAGTCCAAAGATGTTGAAAAGGTTCCAAAGATCAAAACTTATCAATTGATTTCTTATCATCAGATTCAAAGAGCAACAAATAATTTTGATGGATCAAATTTAATTGGTGTGGGAAGCTCTGGCTCTGTGTACAAAGGCACATTATCTAGTGGAACTATTGTGGCCATAAAGGTTCTAGATTTGGAAAATGAGAAAGTATGCCAGATGTTTGATACGGAATGTGAAGTCATGAGAATTGTTCGACACACAAATCTTGTCTCAGTGATCACTACTTGCTCTAGCGAACATATAAGAGCCTTTGTTTTGCAATACATGCTCAATGGAAGTCTTGATACTTGGTTGTACAAAGAAGATCGCCACTTGATCCTTCTTCAAAGAGTCACCATAATGTTTGATGTGGCTGTGGCAATTGAGTATCTACATCATGGTAATGACACCCCAATAGTTCATTGTGACCTAAAGCCAACCAATGTTCTTTTGGATGAAGAAATGGTGGCACATGTTGGTGATTTTGGCATCTCTAAGATTCTAGCTGTAAGCAAGTCTATGGCACATACAGAGACATTAGGCACTCTTGGATATATTGCACCAG AATATGGCTCGGAGGGAATAGTATCCACTAGTGGTGATGTTTACAGCTATGGCATCATGCTAATGGAGGTTTTGGCAAAAAGAAGACCAACAGATGAAGAGATACTCAATGAAAATGTTAGCTTGAGGGAGTGGATAAGGCGAGCATTTCCAAGAACTGTGATGGAAGTTGTGGATGCTAATATTTTTCATGGGGAAGAACAAATCACTTCCAAAAGTGAGATCTGCATAATTTCCATGATTGAATTGGCTTTAGATTGCACAAAGGAAACGCCAAAATCAAGAATAACCATGAAAGATGTAGTCAAGAGGCTTAGCAAAATCAAGAAAACATATTTGGAAATGTAG